One segment of Synergistaceae bacterium DNA contains the following:
- a CDS encoding sugar phosphate isomerase/epimerase has product MKYGIYAPYWTHEWTSDYEYYIPKVKRLGFDILEISCAAFMEKYTTEAKMLDLRKCAEDNGVILTSGYGPTQQQNICSTDPEIVKRAMAFFRELLPKLKVMNIHILGGGLYSYWPLDMSLPMDKERDLEVSIRNMKELAKVAEDCEVTLGMEVLNRFEGYMINTCEECKKYIDAVGSPRVKIMLDTFHMNIEEDNMAAAVRSAGKDLCHLHLGEQNRRVPGKGTIDWAALGQALRDINYQGAAVMEPFVLSGGTIGKEIRVWRDLVPNATEEMLDRDAEGAVRFVRHVFGL; this is encoded by the coding sequence ATGAAGTATGGAATCTATGCGCCGTATTGGACTCATGAATGGACATCCGACTACGAATACTACATCCCGAAAGTTAAGCGTCTCGGCTTTGACATCCTCGAAATTTCCTGCGCCGCGTTCATGGAGAAGTACACGACAGAAGCGAAAATGTTAGACCTGCGGAAATGCGCCGAGGACAACGGAGTCATTCTTACGTCAGGTTACGGCCCGACACAGCAGCAGAATATCTGCTCAACCGATCCCGAAATCGTCAAACGCGCAATGGCTTTCTTCCGGGAGCTTCTGCCGAAACTCAAGGTCATGAACATTCACATTCTCGGAGGCGGACTCTATTCCTATTGGCCGCTTGATATGAGTCTCCCGATGGACAAGGAACGAGATTTAGAGGTCTCAATCCGTAACATGAAGGAGCTTGCGAAAGTCGCGGAAGACTGCGAGGTTACATTAGGGATGGAAGTCCTTAACCGCTTTGAAGGCTACATGATTAACACGTGCGAGGAGTGCAAGAAATATATTGACGCAGTAGGAAGCCCCCGCGTGAAAATCATGCTTGACACTTTCCACATGAATATCGAGGAAGACAACATGGCCGCGGCGGTTCGTTCTGCGGGAAAAGATTTATGTCATCTCCATTTGGGTGAACAGAATCGCAGAGTCCCCGGAAAAGGTACGATAGACTGGGCGGCACTCGGTCAGGCATTACGCGACATCAATTATCAGGGCGCGGCAGTGATGGAGCCTTTTGTGCTTTCGGGCGGGACAATCGGAAAAGAGATTCGCGTGTGGCGTGATTTAGTACCTAACGCAACGGAAGAAATGTTAGACCGAGACGCAGAAGGCGCAGTAAGATTCGTGCGTCATGTATTCGGGCTGTAA
- a CDS encoding substrate-binding domain-containing protein — protein MKKVLSALLVVAVLCSVSFAAELPKGYQVKNGYNPADFVSKKNPSEFRMAVIVKGVADWFSRLEVGVTKFAKDFGVDAKVQFPATTDAASQLEIIDSLLTQNYDAIIVVPNDSSALEESLGNALAHKIVVIGHEASNLVNCLYDTEAFNTSQYGEAMADALATATGAKGTYALMVGYTTSITHMEYAKFEADYIKKKYPELKLLNDEVPTCESQESTTTAYEQAKQILKSNPNLAGFICHCSTDGGGIAQAAEEMGLKGKVKIVAAGVPSSYARELKDGAIYSVTTWDPALSGYVACLTAYNILTGVPVGQGSDLSAKGAAPGYESVNLIVGDNNCLIGNAPCIGTAENVDSLF, from the coding sequence ATGAAGAAAGTATTATCGGCGTTGCTTGTTGTTGCGGTGTTGTGTTCCGTGTCATTCGCGGCGGAACTTCCGAAAGGCTATCAGGTCAAGAACGGCTATAATCCGGCGGATTTCGTCTCAAAGAAAAATCCCTCAGAGTTTCGCATGGCCGTCATCGTGAAGGGAGTCGCGGACTGGTTCTCACGTCTTGAAGTCGGCGTAACGAAATTCGCAAAAGATTTCGGCGTTGACGCAAAAGTCCAGTTCCCGGCGACAACTGACGCGGCTTCACAGCTTGAGATTATCGACTCACTTCTCACACAGAATTATGACGCGATAATAGTCGTCCCGAATGACTCCAGCGCGTTAGAGGAATCACTCGGCAACGCATTAGCTCACAAAATCGTCGTCATCGGTCATGAAGCGTCGAACCTCGTCAACTGTCTGTATGATACTGAGGCTTTCAACACGTCCCAATACGGCGAGGCAATGGCGGACGCTCTCGCGACAGCCACCGGCGCAAAAGGTACATATGCTCTCATGGTGGGCTACACGACATCAATAACTCACATGGAGTATGCGAAATTTGAGGCTGACTACATCAAGAAGAAATACCCCGAATTGAAGCTCCTCAATGACGAAGTGCCGACATGCGAGTCTCAGGAGTCAACAACAACAGCATACGAGCAGGCAAAGCAGATACTCAAGAGCAATCCTAATCTCGCTGGATTCATCTGCCACTGCTCAACAGACGGAGGCGGAATCGCTCAGGCCGCTGAAGAAATGGGACTCAAAGGAAAGGTGAAGATTGTTGCCGCCGGTGTGCCGTCATCATATGCGCGTGAGCTGAAAGACGGAGCAATCTACAGCGTTACAACGTGGGATCCTGCGCTTTCGGGATATGTCGCCTGCCTCACAGCGTACAACATTCTTACGGGCGTTCCTGTCGGCCAGGGGTCAGACCTGTCAGCAAAAGGAGCAGCACCGGGATATGAGTCAGTCAACCTCATTGTCGGCGATAATAACTGCTTAATCGGTAACGCTCCCTGCATAGGCACAGCGGAGAATGTAGACAGCTTATTCTAG
- a CDS encoding sugar ABC transporter ATP-binding protein, giving the protein MPDYILNCRGICKSFGGVHALRNVDLRVQRGEVHCLAGENGCGKSTIIKAISGFQPQDSGTIEFNGKTYKSLSPVLSIDLGIQVIYQDLSVFPNLTVQENLAINTVLSHKTKIYNHRQQREIAKKVMETLNLNLDLDVRVEQLPVASKQLIAIARALYAKANFLILDEPTTALTRKEVDRLFELIRGLKEKGMTVLFVSHKLDEMYEISDSITIMRSGEAVYTGEMKSLSEDDFTRYMTGHDIAFDTNKHPEGRIRKDVPPALEVKDLSGPGFRHVSFSVQPGEILGITGQLGSGRSELCNTLFGITKSEGGKISRDGKETSIHSVNDAIQNGIALVPEDRLTEGLFLPVSIMENITLVNYKDFTHSGILSQSAQEKNSSEWVKEIHVKTDDHLLPVQTLSGGNQQKVVLAKWLSTKPKVLILNGPTVGVDIGAKYDIYQHLRDLASSGMAVIVASDDLAEVVRLCDRSIVMRGGVMSGEIPGHELTAENLTKAIM; this is encoded by the coding sequence GTGCCTGACTATATTTTGAACTGCAGGGGAATCTGCAAATCTTTCGGCGGAGTCCATGCCCTGAGAAATGTTGATTTGCGGGTACAGCGCGGTGAAGTACATTGCCTCGCGGGTGAGAACGGCTGCGGGAAATCGACAATCATCAAAGCTATCTCAGGATTCCAGCCGCAGGACTCCGGCACAATTGAGTTCAACGGCAAGACGTACAAATCATTATCGCCCGTTCTTTCTATCGATTTAGGGATTCAGGTCATCTATCAGGATTTATCGGTCTTCCCAAATTTAACGGTGCAGGAAAATTTAGCCATTAACACCGTGCTTTCACACAAGACAAAAATCTACAATCACCGTCAGCAAAGAGAAATCGCAAAAAAGGTGATGGAGACTCTGAATCTGAATTTAGACCTCGATGTGAGAGTCGAGCAATTGCCGGTAGCGTCGAAACAGTTAATCGCAATCGCAAGAGCGTTATACGCAAAGGCCAATTTCCTGATACTTGACGAGCCTACTACAGCATTAACACGCAAGGAAGTAGATCGACTCTTTGAGCTTATACGAGGACTCAAGGAAAAAGGGATGACCGTGCTTTTTGTCTCGCACAAACTTGATGAGATGTACGAGATTTCCGACAGCATAACGATAATGCGCTCAGGGGAAGCCGTCTACACAGGTGAAATGAAGAGTCTTAGCGAGGACGATTTCACGCGCTACATGACCGGCCATGACATAGCTTTTGACACGAACAAGCACCCGGAAGGACGAATCCGCAAAGACGTTCCGCCCGCGCTTGAAGTGAAAGATTTGTCGGGGCCGGGATTCCGTCATGTGTCATTCTCGGTTCAGCCCGGCGAAATTCTCGGAATCACAGGTCAGTTAGGCTCAGGAAGAAGCGAGCTGTGCAATACACTTTTCGGAATCACAAAGTCAGAAGGCGGCAAAATTTCACGGGACGGAAAAGAGACCAGCATTCACTCCGTTAATGACGCGATACAGAACGGTATAGCCCTCGTTCCTGAAGACAGACTCACAGAAGGATTATTTTTGCCCGTCTCAATCATGGAGAATATCACGCTCGTAAACTACAAGGATTTCACACACAGCGGAATCCTCAGCCAGTCAGCGCAGGAGAAAAACTCTTCCGAATGGGTCAAAGAGATTCACGTGAAGACGGACGATCATTTATTGCCCGTTCAGACGCTATCAGGCGGGAATCAGCAAAAAGTAGTCCTCGCTAAATGGCTGTCGACAAAGCCGAAAGTATTAATCCTCAACGGCCCGACAGTAGGAGTCGACATTGGCGCGAAATACGACATATACCAGCATTTGAGGGATCTTGCCTCGTCAGGAATGGCCGTGATTGTCGCGTCTGATGACTTGGCCGAGGTTGTGAGGCTCTGCGACCGCTCAATAGTCATGCGCGGGGGCGTTATGTCGGGCGAGATTCCCGGCCATGAGCTTACAGCAGAAAATCTCACGAAAGCCATAATGTAG
- a CDS encoding ABC transporter permease translates to MKKLLGKNEFYVALIIVILAAFIQAKSGLFFAVNNIVDLFRAITVNAIYALCAMFAFVSTGADVSFPMIAGMSTYIVFKLGVETGLPAFVLVIIALLIGAICGCVNGFFIVKFHFNSLIVTLSTSSICYGIAFGALKGVRINVPDPFMPFANWNILKVTSAQTGLGASLHGAFVVMLLMYLCAYIVLNHTMIGRAIYAIGGDEVSARRAGFKVDAIRFSVFVANGIASAIGGLCYACMCRNCSPMEYYGGEMIVIAAIVLGGVRLTGGHGSLLGCFLGTFLLGMVSNSLTMIGVSVYYQNVFLGIIIILGASIAAIQAARSMKTVSASEMEGTNS, encoded by the coding sequence GTGAAAAAATTACTGGGAAAAAATGAGTTTTACGTTGCGTTAATCATCGTGATTCTTGCGGCGTTCATTCAGGCGAAATCGGGATTATTTTTCGCCGTCAACAACATTGTAGACCTCTTCAGGGCTATAACAGTCAACGCAATTTACGCCCTCTGCGCGATGTTCGCATTCGTCAGCACCGGGGCTGATGTCTCGTTCCCAATGATAGCCGGAATGAGTACGTATATTGTCTTCAAGCTCGGTGTTGAGACTGGACTCCCGGCTTTTGTCCTCGTGATTATCGCGCTTCTTATCGGGGCGATTTGCGGGTGCGTCAATGGATTCTTTATCGTCAAGTTTCATTTCAACTCGCTGATTGTTACCCTGTCAACGTCATCAATCTGCTACGGAATCGCTTTCGGTGCGCTGAAGGGAGTCCGCATTAATGTCCCTGACCCGTTTATGCCGTTTGCGAATTGGAACATACTGAAGGTTACGAGCGCACAGACAGGACTCGGCGCGTCTCTTCACGGGGCGTTTGTCGTGATGTTATTGATGTACCTTTGCGCGTATATCGTCCTGAATCACACGATGATAGGCCGTGCGATTTACGCGATCGGGGGCGATGAGGTTTCAGCACGGCGGGCTGGGTTCAAGGTTGACGCGATTCGCTTCTCCGTGTTCGTGGCGAATGGTATTGCGTCTGCTATCGGCGGACTCTGTTACGCCTGCATGTGCCGGAACTGCTCCCCGATGGAATATTACGGCGGAGAAATGATAGTAATCGCGGCAATAGTTTTAGGCGGAGTCAGACTCACGGGCGGACATGGATCGCTGTTAGGGTGCTTCTTGGGAACGTTCCTTCTTGGGATGGTCTCGAACTCGCTGACGATGATAGGAGTCTCGGTGTACTATCAGAATGTATTTCTCGGAATAATAATCATTCTCGGAGCGTCAATAGCGGCGATACAGGCGGCAAGGTCAATGAAAACTGTATCAGCGTCAGAAATGGAGGGGACTAACTCATGA
- a CDS encoding ABC transporter permease, whose amino-acid sequence MRRNSDFIRMLMILAVLLIFAGITRGSAFMSVLNFQTIGKQLTEYGLMAMGLSLAMITGGIDLSTVYIANLCGASAALIMKSIAPHGEIYGILIACVIALVIGLICGGLNGFLVSVVKVPPMLATLGTYELFYGITIVLSNGKSITSISAFKKFASTMVFGVVPLPFVIFVVAAVILSVIIGMTPFGRRLHLVGVNSKAAAFSGINNVRVVTAAYMISGLLAAIAGLISLSRVASVKADFGSSYVMMTILIAVLGGCDPDGGSGEIPGVAVAVIVLQVISAYLNTISWINNYYRQALYGLLLLGFMTYKYFRVKRRR is encoded by the coding sequence ATGAGAAGGAACAGTGATTTTATCCGTATGCTGATGATTCTGGCGGTGCTTCTGATTTTCGCCGGAATTACTCGCGGTTCTGCGTTCATGAGCGTGTTAAACTTTCAGACGATAGGCAAGCAGCTCACAGAATACGGCCTTATGGCAATGGGACTCTCCCTCGCAATGATAACAGGAGGTATTGACCTCTCAACTGTATACATCGCTAACTTGTGCGGGGCTTCAGCGGCTCTCATAATGAAGTCAATAGCTCCTCACGGCGAAATTTACGGGATATTGATTGCGTGTGTCATTGCTCTTGTGATTGGACTCATTTGCGGGGGGCTGAATGGCTTTCTCGTGTCAGTCGTAAAAGTTCCTCCGATGCTGGCGACTCTGGGAACGTATGAGCTTTTCTACGGGATAACTATAGTATTGTCGAACGGGAAATCTATCACATCAATTTCAGCCTTCAAGAAATTTGCGTCAACGATGGTATTCGGGGTAGTGCCTCTTCCGTTTGTGATATTCGTAGTCGCGGCGGTGATTCTGTCTGTGATTATCGGGATGACACCTTTCGGGCGTAGGCTTCACCTTGTGGGCGTGAACTCAAAGGCGGCGGCATTCTCAGGAATCAACAATGTTAGAGTCGTTACGGCGGCTTATATGATTTCGGGACTGTTGGCGGCGATTGCGGGATTAATCAGCCTGTCGCGTGTTGCGTCAGTGAAGGCCGATTTTGGGAGCAGCTATGTAATGATGACGATATTAATTGCTGTTCTCGGAGGGTGCGACCCTGACGGCGGAAGCGGAGAGATTCCCGGCGTTGCTGTGGCGGTAATAGTGCTTCAGGTGATTTCGGCGTACCTCAACACAATATCATGGATAAATAATTACTATCGGCAGGCACTTTACGGGCTGTTGCTGTTAGGGTTCATGACGTACAAATATTTCCGTGTAAAGC